A genomic window from Arthrobacter globiformis includes:
- a CDS encoding threonine/serine exporter family protein, translating to MAKQPRGANRPPTDGLPKTEPLTPSQMHQNAAAKRMLRRLVQSESPPTAPLSIVDRLAGSPYANPMIQVGGVDTSARKTMDFALHLAESMFRYGAGSLEVETSIIAVTAALGLKNIEVDITNQSVGINYAPKDQTPISLLRVVRSWTNNYAGLAKVHQLVTDIVAGGVGRDEAIRRLDEIIRSPKPFPRWMVTVAFAVFSAVFVGVIGGGAGASAVAFASNILISLLARKLGRWRTPDFFITAACSFVVTVIALLMWKFGSPVGFRLAPAIVVVGGILLLLPTGRLVSSVQDAINGFPVTAAGRFLSTLLTFGAVVAGIAVAFVVGDRIGMAPIDVTETFPPAYPLWIQVIMVAVAVVAIGITEQTDWKLLLPTAAVGVVGHLVLIGSDLLGVGPRFSPALAAVVIGLLARVVALKMGAPQLVVAVPAGLILLPGLTIFRSMYVLTIEESEILLGAGGMLSAGAIVFGVAGGIVLGDTLARPLTRSLASNERRRARRR from the coding sequence ATGGCCAAACAACCCCGCGGCGCCAACCGGCCGCCCACGGACGGGCTGCCCAAGACGGAGCCCCTCACCCCCTCGCAGATGCACCAGAATGCGGCGGCCAAGCGTATGCTCCGCCGGCTGGTGCAGAGTGAAAGTCCGCCGACGGCGCCGCTGAGCATCGTGGACCGGCTCGCCGGGAGCCCCTACGCCAACCCGATGATCCAGGTGGGCGGCGTCGACACGTCGGCCCGCAAGACCATGGACTTCGCGCTGCATCTCGCCGAATCCATGTTCCGCTACGGTGCAGGGTCCCTCGAGGTGGAGACGAGCATCATTGCCGTCACCGCAGCCCTGGGGCTGAAGAACATCGAGGTGGACATCACCAACCAGTCCGTCGGCATCAACTACGCCCCCAAGGACCAGACGCCCATCTCGCTCCTGCGGGTGGTCCGCTCCTGGACGAACAATTACGCCGGGCTTGCCAAGGTCCACCAATTGGTCACTGACATCGTCGCCGGAGGGGTTGGCCGGGACGAGGCCATCCGGCGGCTCGACGAGATCATCCGCAGCCCCAAGCCGTTTCCGCGCTGGATGGTGACGGTCGCGTTCGCCGTCTTCTCGGCGGTGTTCGTTGGCGTGATCGGCGGCGGCGCCGGCGCCTCCGCGGTGGCCTTCGCCTCCAATATCCTGATCAGCCTGCTGGCCAGGAAGCTGGGCCGCTGGCGGACGCCTGACTTCTTCATCACGGCGGCGTGTTCCTTTGTGGTTACGGTCATCGCGCTGCTCATGTGGAAGTTCGGCAGTCCCGTGGGGTTCCGGTTGGCGCCCGCCATTGTGGTGGTGGGCGGCATCCTGCTGCTGCTTCCCACTGGGCGCCTGGTCTCCTCGGTGCAGGACGCCATCAATGGCTTTCCCGTCACGGCGGCCGGACGTTTCCTTTCCACCCTGCTGACGTTCGGTGCGGTGGTCGCCGGGATCGCGGTCGCATTCGTGGTGGGGGACCGGATCGGCATGGCGCCGATCGACGTCACGGAGACCTTCCCGCCCGCGTATCCGCTGTGGATACAGGTGATCATGGTTGCCGTCGCCGTTGTGGCGATCGGCATCACCGAGCAGACGGACTGGAAGCTGCTGCTTCCGACGGCGGCTGTCGGCGTAGTGGGGCACCTGGTCCTCATCGGCAGTGACCTGCTGGGCGTTGGCCCGCGGTTCTCGCCGGCGCTCGCCGCCGTCGTGATCGGCCTGCTGGCCCGCGTGGTGGCGTTGAAGATGGGCGCTCCGCAGCTTGTGGTCGCCGTGCCGGCCGGTCTGATTCTCCTGCCCGGCCTCACTATATTCCGCTCGATGTACGTCCTGACCATCGAGGAGTCCGAGATCCTGCTAGGGGCCGGGGGGATGCTCAGCGCCGGTGCGATCGTGTTCGGCGTGGCCGGCGGCATTGTGCTCGGTGACACGCTGGCCCGGCCGCTCACGCGCAGCCTCGCCAGTAACGAGCGGCGGCGCGCCCGCCGCCGCTAG
- a CDS encoding siderophore-interacting protein — protein MTSLPATTTATKKSRPQVTLTVLRREQLSAHMVRIVAGGPGFADYVNNDFVDRYVKIVFPQPGVDYPQPLDLWAIRETMPREQWPHTRTYTVRWVDTAAGELAIDFVVHGDEGLAGPWAAAAQPGDTLIFTGPGGGYNPDPAADWYLLAGDEAALPAVAAVIESLPAHARGVAFIEVGSDADVQEIAAPAGLELVWLQRGDVPAGESSQLVEAVRTAAWPDGRVNVFAHGERGYMKGLREVLFRERGLDRSQVSLSGYWAKGRVEDVFQAEKKLPIGQI, from the coding sequence ATGACTTCCCTTCCGGCCACCACCACCGCCACGAAAAAATCCCGCCCGCAGGTCACCCTGACTGTCCTTCGCCGGGAGCAGCTTTCCGCGCACATGGTGCGGATCGTCGCCGGCGGCCCGGGGTTCGCTGACTACGTCAACAACGACTTCGTGGACCGGTACGTCAAGATCGTCTTTCCGCAGCCCGGGGTGGACTACCCCCAGCCCCTGGACCTTTGGGCCATCCGGGAAACCATGCCCCGCGAGCAGTGGCCGCACACCCGGACCTACACGGTCCGCTGGGTGGATACGGCCGCCGGCGAACTGGCCATTGATTTCGTCGTTCACGGCGACGAGGGCCTGGCCGGTCCCTGGGCTGCCGCGGCCCAACCCGGCGACACCCTCATCTTCACGGGTCCCGGAGGCGGCTACAACCCCGATCCCGCCGCGGACTGGTACCTGTTGGCCGGGGACGAGGCCGCACTGCCGGCAGTGGCCGCCGTCATCGAATCCCTTCCCGCACACGCCCGCGGCGTGGCCTTTATCGAGGTGGGTTCGGACGCGGACGTCCAGGAGATTGCTGCCCCTGCCGGACTCGAGCTGGTCTGGCTGCAGCGCGGCGACGTTCCCGCCGGTGAGAGCAGCCAGCTGGTGGAGGCAGTGCGCACCGCCGCCTGGCCCGATGGGCGCGTGAACGTGTTCGCGCACGGAGAGCGAGGCTACATGAAGGGCCTGCGGGAGGTGCTGTTCCGCGAGCGCGGCCTGGACCGCAGCCAGGTTTCGCTGTCCGGCTACTGGGCCAAGGGCCGGGTCGAGGACGTATTCCAGGCTGAGAAGAAACTGCCGATAGGCCAGATCTAA
- a CDS encoding uracil-DNA glycosylase, whose translation MDTVTQPEPLFDLEPTMAAGPDFAELAGLPLGELMAPDWADALAGVEAELRSVLSFLAGEEAAGQRVLPSASNVLRAFRQPLNGVRVLIVGQDPYPTPGHAVGLAFSVDAGTRPIPRSLANIYKELETDLGLPPRIHGDLGAWADQGVLLLNRVLSVREGAAGSHRGKGWEPITTAAVAAVVGRRTADGTTAPLVAVLWGKDAESVRPLLGSTPVVASAHPSPLSASRGFFGSRPFSHANDLLIEQGAGPVDWELPAVPPRYLG comes from the coding sequence ATGGACACCGTGACGCAACCTGAACCGCTCTTCGACCTCGAGCCCACAATGGCGGCTGGCCCGGACTTCGCGGAGCTGGCCGGACTGCCCCTCGGCGAGCTGATGGCACCCGACTGGGCGGACGCGCTGGCGGGAGTGGAGGCCGAATTGCGGTCCGTGCTGTCCTTCCTCGCCGGCGAGGAGGCGGCCGGGCAGCGTGTGCTGCCGTCGGCGTCGAACGTCCTCCGGGCTTTCCGGCAGCCCTTGAACGGCGTGCGGGTCCTGATCGTCGGCCAGGATCCCTACCCCACCCCCGGGCACGCTGTGGGGCTCGCCTTTTCCGTGGACGCCGGCACCCGTCCCATCCCGCGCAGCCTGGCCAACATCTACAAGGAGCTCGAAACGGATCTGGGCCTGCCGCCGCGGATCCACGGTGATCTCGGCGCCTGGGCAGACCAGGGTGTCCTGCTGCTCAACCGGGTGCTGAGCGTGCGTGAGGGCGCTGCCGGGTCCCACCGCGGCAAGGGCTGGGAACCGATCACGACGGCGGCTGTTGCCGCCGTCGTCGGCCGCCGCACAGCGGACGGAACCACGGCGCCGCTCGTCGCCGTGCTCTGGGGAAAGGATGCCGAGAGCGTCCGCCCCCTGCTGGGCAGCACGCCCGTGGTGGCCAGCGCCCACCCCAGCCCGCTCTCCGCCTCGCGGGGGTTCTTCGGCTCCCGGCCGTTCAGCCACGCCAACGACCTGCTGATAGAGCAGGGCGCCGGGCCGGTGGACTGGGAACTCCCGGCGGTCCCGCCAAGGTACTTAGGCTAG
- a CDS encoding DUF3263 domain-containing protein: protein MAEPLQDHLAERDSGQNSLQEHGLRSGSLLDGFTPRDSPLSEREQQILALERQWWKYAGAKEQAIRELFDLSATHYYQILNALIDTEHALAHDPMLVKRLRRLRTSRQRARTARRLGSDA, encoded by the coding sequence GTGGCCGAGCCGTTGCAGGACCACCTCGCGGAGCGGGATTCAGGGCAGAATTCATTGCAGGAGCACGGGCTGCGGAGCGGCTCGCTGCTGGACGGCTTCACGCCACGGGACTCGCCACTGAGTGAGCGGGAGCAGCAGATTCTTGCCCTGGAACGGCAATGGTGGAAGTACGCCGGCGCCAAGGAACAGGCCATCCGCGAGCTCTTTGACCTGTCCGCGACGCACTACTACCAGATCCTTAATGCCCTCATTGATACAGAGCACGCGCTGGCCCACGACCCCATGCTCGTAAAGAGATTGCGTAGACTACGTACGTCACGTCAGCGCGCCCGCACTGCCCGCCGCCTTGGATCTGACGCGTAA
- a CDS encoding LytR C-terminal domain-containing protein, with protein sequence MTNFARDEFDRVPEVSSRQGVHRVVSAPSRPKLWPILSVGIGALAVGLVAFLLLPQLGFQTATAPQPAAAAGTSTSTASASPTARPSESAAPSATASASASASDPASPSALEPATSETIAPAAVDKSQPVAIFNGTLTSGLAGRVGATVKSDGWVLGEVANWQGAPQQQSVIFYSDAAHRANAEALSALLNIPTLVESADFPTPVVVVLGPGYE encoded by the coding sequence ATGACTAATTTTGCTCGGGACGAATTCGACAGGGTGCCTGAGGTCTCCTCCCGGCAGGGCGTACACCGCGTTGTCTCCGCGCCGTCGCGCCCGAAGTTGTGGCCGATCCTTTCCGTGGGAATCGGGGCGCTCGCCGTAGGCCTGGTTGCTTTCCTCCTGCTGCCGCAGCTGGGTTTCCAGACCGCCACCGCGCCGCAGCCCGCCGCGGCGGCCGGCACTTCCACTTCCACGGCGTCGGCCAGCCCCACGGCGAGGCCTTCGGAAAGTGCGGCACCCAGCGCCACCGCCTCGGCCTCGGCGTCCGCCTCCGACCCGGCGTCGCCCTCCGCGCTGGAGCCCGCCACCTCGGAAACCATTGCCCCTGCGGCGGTGGACAAGTCGCAGCCGGTCGCCATTTTCAATGGCACGCTGACTTCCGGACTGGCCGGACGTGTAGGTGCCACGGTCAAGTCCGACGGCTGGGTGCTCGGTGAAGTGGCCAACTGGCAGGGTGCTCCCCAGCAACAGTCGGTGATCTTCTACTCGGACGCTGCCCACAGGGCCAACGCCGAGGCGCTCAGTGCATTGCTGAACATCCCCACTCTGGTAGAGAGCGCGGACTTCCCGACGCCCGTTGTGGTGGTCCTGGGCCCCGGCTACGAGTAG
- a CDS encoding cold-shock protein, with the protein MALGTVKWFNAEKGYGFITVDDSGDDVFVHWSAIQIDGYRALDEGQRVELEVGEGEKGPQAEKVRPV; encoded by the coding sequence ATGGCATTGGGAACCGTGAAGTGGTTCAACGCGGAAAAGGGCTACGGCTTCATCACCGTTGACGATTCGGGCGACGACGTCTTTGTGCACTGGTCGGCCATCCAGATCGACGGGTACCGGGCGCTGGATGAGGGCCAGCGCGTGGAGCTTGAAGTGGGCGAAGGCGAAAAGGGTCCGCAGGCAGAAAAGGTCCGGCCCGTCTAG
- a CDS encoding ABC transporter substrate-binding protein, with translation MALRTGLLGSAVWGAAVAMTLAACSGSGDNARTARVEASGDGTLRIGLILDNTGPQAFLNAAQLAAAKLAVQQINAAGGHKGRPVELLPETTGADTAAQARKLADAKADVVIGPTDSSRAPAAIDVLSKAGITLISPANTAPELSSYKSGGYYFRTAAADIAQAPVLVKLAKDAGAKSLAVVYEDSSYGQAVSAAVSASARAGGLGPRHRLRLQGGRGTEVRGRRP, from the coding sequence GTGGCACTACGCACAGGTCTCCTGGGTTCCGCTGTCTGGGGCGCCGCCGTCGCGATGACGCTGGCTGCCTGCTCCGGATCCGGGGACAACGCCCGGACGGCTCGGGTTGAAGCCAGCGGCGACGGGACCCTGCGGATCGGACTGATCCTCGACAACACCGGACCCCAGGCCTTCCTGAACGCCGCCCAACTGGCCGCGGCCAAGCTCGCCGTCCAGCAAATCAACGCGGCGGGCGGGCACAAGGGACGGCCCGTGGAACTACTGCCCGAAACCACCGGCGCCGACACGGCCGCGCAGGCCCGGAAACTCGCCGACGCCAAGGCAGACGTCGTGATCGGTCCCACGGATTCCAGCCGGGCGCCGGCCGCCATCGACGTGCTGTCCAAAGCCGGGATCACGCTCATCTCCCCCGCCAACACGGCACCCGAACTCAGCAGCTACAAGAGCGGCGGCTACTACTTCCGCACGGCAGCGGCTGACATCGCACAGGCTCCCGTGCTGGTGAAACTCGCCAAGGACGCAGGAGCCAAGAGCCTCGCGGTGGTCTACGAGGACAGCAGCTACGGCCAGGCCGTGTCTGCGGCAGTGTCCGCTTCGGCCCGGGCCGGCGGGCTGGGACCCCGTCACCGTCTCCGGCTTCAAGGCGGGCGAGGCACAGAAGTCCGCGGCCGCCGCCCGTGA